The proteins below are encoded in one region of Nitrospinota bacterium:
- a CDS encoding cytochrome b N-terminal domain-containing protein — translation MENEKEKETLRFGPILVRNPWLIKGFNFLDERFNLKEILDDEVFTKLAPGHLGIFSCFGGITFFLFLLQVLTGLLLMIYYIPETDKAYQSVVAITNDIEFGWVVRGLHAWGANLMVVTVFIHMGKIYFSGIYKAPRELNWVTGIVLFLLTLGFSFTGYLLPWTQLSYWATVVGTEMPAATPVVGEMIKVIMRGGEEISQVTLSRFFAVHVIILPLTIVVFILAHLIQIRRQGIAGPM, via the coding sequence ATGGAGAACGAAAAGGAAAAGGAGACTCTCCGCTTCGGGCCGATTCTGGTAAGGAATCCGTGGCTCATAAAAGGGTTTAATTTCCTGGATGAGAGGTTTAACCTGAAGGAGATACTCGACGACGAGGTCTTTACGAAACTCGCGCCGGGGCACCTCGGAATATTTTCCTGTTTCGGAGGGATCACATTTTTCCTCTTCCTCCTCCAAGTGCTCACCGGACTTCTGCTGATGATCTATTACATCCCCGAAACGGACAAGGCGTATCAGAGCGTCGTGGCGATTACGAACGATATTGAATTTGGATGGGTGGTAAGGGGGCTTCACGCGTGGGGAGCTAACCTCATGGTAGTAACGGTCTTCATTCATATGGGGAAGATTTATTTCAGCGGAATATACAAGGCACCAAGGGAGCTCAACTGGGTTACCGGAATTGTTCTCTTCCTTCTGACGCTCGGATTTTCATTCACCGGTTATCTGCTTCCATGGACACAGCTCTCCTACTGGGCGACGGTAGTCGGAACTGAGATGCCCGCCGCCACCCCGGTGGTCGGCGAGATGATAAAGGTAATTATGAGAGGTGGAGAGGAGATTTCGCAGGTTACTCTCAGCCGTTTCTTCGCGGTCCATGTGATAATATTGCCACTTACCATAGTTGTTTTCATTCTTGCCCATCTGATACAGATAAGGAGGCAGGGAAT
- a CDS encoding Rieske 2Fe-2S domain-containing protein, which produces MSKYEEKAWADEPSSRRMFVSASLSAATIAMVAGAVFPLFRYLYPSSGRLGGGKVTVQIPLSEIAIGDHRFFRFKGKPGILVRPNEKEFIALSATCTHLGCVVKYSDSDLSLKCPCHGAVFDINGKAVSGPAPTPLKQFVTSVEGGKVVVEEA; this is translated from the coding sequence ATGAGTAAATACGAGGAGAAAGCCTGGGCGGACGAACCGTCATCCAGACGAATGTTTGTCAGCGCTTCGCTTTCCGCCGCCACGATCGCGATGGTGGCAGGGGCGGTTTTTCCTCTTTTCAGATATCTCTATCCAAGTTCGGGGAGGCTCGGCGGCGGAAAGGTCACTGTTCAGATACCTCTTTCCGAAATTGCCATCGGCGACCACCGTTTCTTCAGGTTCAAGGGGAAGCCCGGCATACTCGTAAGGCCGAACGAAAAGGAGTTCATAGCCCTTAGCGCCACGTGTACGCATCTTGGTTGCGTTGTTAAATATTCCGATTCGGATTTATCGCTGAAGTGCCCGTGCCACGGCGCGGTATTCGATATTAACGGGAAGGCCGTAAGCGGTCCAGCCCCTACCCCTCTGAAACAGTTTGTCACTTCCGTCGAAGGGGGCAAGGTTGTGGTAGAGGAAGCATAG